The Camelina sativa cultivar DH55 chromosome 14, Cs, whole genome shotgun sequence genome includes a window with the following:
- the LOC104741354 gene encoding uncharacterized protein LOC104741354 gives MGGGMGAFWGTRVMELVKKHDSGGLLWKRIKLTPTRKANAKTRLRRVWQNEAVLRACGESDAPNPPGASNTKSCSSGLKKN, from the exons ATGGGAGGAGGAATGGGTGCGTTTTGGGGAACTAGGGTGATGGAACTAGTGAAGAAGCACGATTCCGGTGGTCTTCTTTGGAAACGAATCAAGCTTACACCTACTCGTAAAGCCAATGCCAAAACCCGCCTCCGTCGCGTTTGGCAG AATGAGGCTGTTCTGAGGGCGTGCGGTGAATCAGATGCACCAAATCCGCCGGGAGCTAGCAACACAAAAAGCTGTAGCAGTGGTTTGAAAAAGAATTAA